The Kluyvera intermedia genome window below encodes:
- the fliJ gene encoding flagellar export protein FliJ: MSKLISTLEQLHLLRHRAVDDLSLKLATQKQVCQRFEKNIDALTSLATGLVTQSANSAAMMINQSKYKHNIQRVIDWQKQEQALAHLEAQKIQGNLLAESRREKSLELVLDAKRSDRLMEMNRREQKMTDSISAQCWLRQQQATARQR; this comes from the coding sequence ATGAGCAAATTGATTTCGACACTTGAACAGCTTCACCTGCTGCGTCACCGCGCGGTGGACGATTTAAGCCTCAAGCTGGCGACGCAAAAGCAGGTTTGTCAGCGTTTTGAGAAAAACATTGATGCGCTGACGTCGTTGGCTACGGGACTGGTGACGCAAAGCGCCAATAGTGCGGCGATGATGATTAACCAGTCGAAATATAAACACAATATTCAGCGTGTTATCGATTGGCAAAAGCAGGAGCAAGCGCTGGCGCATCTCGAAGCCCAAAAGATTCAGGGTAACCTGCTGGCCGAGTCCCGGCGGGAAAAAAGCCTTGAGCTGGTGCTGGATGCCAAACGTAGCGACCGTCTGATGGAAATGAACCGCCGCGAGCAAAAAATGACTGACTCTATCTCCGCCCAATGCTGGCTGCGCCAACAGCAGGCCACTGCCCGCCAACGATAA
- the fliI gene encoding flagellar protein export ATPase FliI codes for MSNLDFEQALRSIEHIDLARVAGRLVRVNGILLECVGCRLAIGQMCHVESIEQEMIEAQVVGFDREVTYLMPFKQPSGLIAGARVFPAGKSEGVMIGDQWLGRVVNGLGEPLDDKGKLGGETLLPQQLPQIHPLKRQPVEAPLDVGVRAINGLLTIGKGQRVGLMAGSGVGKSVLLGMITRYTQAEVVVVGLIGERGREVKEFIENSLQAAGLAKSVIVAAPADESPLMRIKATELCHTIASYYRDKGKDVLLLVDSLTRYAMAQREIALSLGEPPATKGYPPSAFSMIPRLVESAGNSGSTGSLTALYTVLAEGDDQQDPIVDCARAVLDGHIVLSRHLAEAGHYPAIDIGQSISRCMSQVTSREHQLAARTLKQLYAEYQSIKPLIPLGGYVAGADPLADRAVRLSPAITQFLQQEVQDAALMDSTITDLRTLAQAG; via the coding sequence ATGAGCAACCTTGATTTCGAGCAGGCGCTGCGCTCCATAGAGCATATCGATCTCGCCCGCGTGGCCGGGCGTCTGGTTCGCGTCAACGGCATTTTGCTGGAGTGTGTCGGCTGTCGGTTGGCGATTGGCCAGATGTGCCATGTCGAAAGCATCGAGCAAGAGATGATAGAAGCGCAGGTAGTCGGTTTTGACCGTGAAGTCACCTACCTGATGCCGTTCAAACAACCTTCCGGCCTGATTGCCGGTGCCCGCGTTTTTCCTGCTGGAAAAAGCGAAGGCGTGATGATTGGCGATCAGTGGCTGGGGCGCGTGGTCAACGGCCTCGGCGAGCCGCTGGATGACAAAGGTAAGTTGGGTGGTGAGACGTTACTGCCGCAGCAGCTGCCGCAGATTCACCCATTAAAACGTCAGCCGGTGGAAGCGCCGTTGGATGTGGGCGTACGTGCAATCAACGGCTTGCTGACCATCGGCAAAGGCCAGCGCGTGGGGCTGATGGCGGGGAGCGGCGTGGGCAAAAGCGTGCTGCTGGGGATGATCACGCGTTACACCCAAGCCGAAGTGGTTGTGGTGGGGCTAATCGGCGAACGCGGTCGCGAAGTCAAAGAGTTTATCGAAAACTCGCTCCAGGCTGCCGGGCTGGCGAAGTCGGTGATTGTGGCGGCACCGGCGGATGAATCGCCGCTGATGCGTATTAAGGCGACCGAGTTATGCCACACCATCGCCAGCTATTACCGCGATAAAGGCAAAGACGTGCTGTTGCTGGTGGATTCATTGACCCGCTATGCCATGGCGCAGCGCGAGATTGCACTGTCGCTCGGTGAACCGCCCGCCACCAAAGGTTATCCGCCTTCAGCCTTCAGCATGATCCCCCGTCTGGTGGAGAGTGCGGGAAACAGTGGAAGTACAGGATCGTTGACCGCCCTCTACACCGTGTTGGCGGAAGGCGATGATCAGCAGGATCCGATTGTTGACTGCGCGCGTGCGGTGCTCGACGGCCATATCGTTCTGTCGCGTCATCTTGCTGAGGCAGGACACTATCCGGCCATTGATATCGGGCAGTCTATTAGCCGCTGTATGAGCCAGGTCACCAGCCGTGAACATCAACTCGCTGCACGAACGCTTAAGCAACTGTATGCCGAATATCAAAGCATTAAACCGCTGATCCCGCTCGGAGGGTACGTTGCCGGGGCCGATCCGCTGGCCGATAGGGCCGTGCGCCTCTCCCCGGCTATCACGCAGTTCTTACAGCAAGAAGTGCAGGATGCGGCGCTTATGGATTCCACCATCACCGATCTACGCACGTTGGCGCAAGCAGGGTAA
- a CDS encoding IS1-like element IS1B family transposase (programmed frameshift): MASVSISCPSCSATDGVVRNGKSTAGHQRYLCSHCRKTWQLQFTYTASQPGTHQKIIDMAMNGVGCRATARIMGVGLNTIFRHFKKLRPQSVTSRIQPGSDVIVCAEMDEQWGYVGAKSRQRWLFYAYDRLRKTVVAHVFGERTMATLGRLMRLLSPFDVVIWMTDGWPLYESRLKGKLHVISKRYTQRIERHNLNLRQHLARLGRKSLSFSKSVELHDKVIGHYLNIKHYQ; encoded by the exons GTGGCTTCTGTTTCTATCAGCTGTCCCTCCTGTTCAGCTACTGACGGGGTGGTGCGTAACGGCAAAAGCACTGCCGGACATCAGCGCTATCTCTGCTCTCACTGCCGTAAAACATGGCAACTGCAGTTCACTTACACCGCTTCTCAACCCGGTACGCACCAGAAAATCATTGATATGGCCATGAATGGCGTTGGATGCCGGGCAACCGCCCGCATTATGGGCGTTGGCCTCAACACGATTTTCCGCCATT TTAAAAAACTCAGGCCGCAGTCGGTAACCTCGCGCATACAGCCGGGCAGTGACGTCATCGTCTGCGCGGAAATGGACGAACAGTGGGGATACGTCGGGGCTAAATCGCGCCAGCGCTGGCTGTTTTACGCGTATGACAGGCTCCGGAAGACGGTTGTTGCGCACGTATTCGGTGAACGCACTATGGCGACGCTGGGGCGTCTTATGAGACTGCTGTCACCCTTTGACGTGGTGATATGGATGACGGATGGCTGGCCGCTGTATGAATCCCGCCTGAAGGGAAAGCTGCACGTAATCAGCAAGCGATATACGCAGCGAATTGAGCGGCATAACCTGAATCTGAGGCAGCACCTGGCACGGCTGGGACGGAAGTCGCTGTCGTTCTCAAAATCGGTGGAGCTGCATGACAAAGTCATCGGGCATTATCTGAACATAAAACACTATCAATAA
- a CDS encoding sce7726 family protein encodes MMNNKNIGQLFTSQAINAVADGDFSLLHELAATTLTPKFFPVKVSEIFDIAFKKLSHEYKSEYFFKNIIANEVFLKKHKKNEAVMLSEFRVGTNKADCVILNGLSTCYEIKTELDNLKRLPEQLDSYINLFDKVYVVAAKTHIEKIKLLIPETVGIIELTEKNKLDEIKPASIIDSEINPKLMISSMRIAEYKHMAEKISGMRIDLPNMDVYSFCLEIFENIDSQTLRKHFRDSLKIHRANNISFINTLPRSLKSSAISFSINQSRQRSLTKILSSYIEKDDICTSLYSEVNSSSLQR; translated from the coding sequence ATGATGAATAATAAGAATATTGGACAATTATTTACAAGCCAAGCTATAAACGCCGTTGCAGATGGTGATTTTTCGTTACTTCACGAATTAGCGGCGACTACTTTAACTCCGAAATTTTTCCCTGTTAAGGTTTCCGAAATATTCGATATAGCTTTTAAAAAGCTATCTCATGAATATAAATCAGAGTATTTTTTCAAAAACATTATAGCAAACGAAGTGTTTTTGAAAAAACATAAGAAAAACGAAGCAGTAATGCTCTCTGAGTTTAGAGTTGGTACAAATAAAGCAGATTGCGTAATTTTAAATGGATTATCAACTTGCTATGAAATAAAAACCGAACTAGATAATCTAAAAAGATTACCAGAACAATTAGACTCATATATTAATTTATTTGATAAGGTCTATGTCGTAGCGGCTAAGACTCACATTGAAAAAATCAAGCTTTTAATTCCTGAAACTGTTGGCATCATTGAACTAACAGAAAAAAATAAGTTGGATGAAATAAAGCCTGCATCGATCATCGATTCGGAAATTAATCCGAAATTAATGATTAGTTCTATGCGAATTGCAGAGTATAAACATATGGCCGAAAAAATATCCGGGATGAGAATCGACCTCCCAAACATGGATGTATATTCTTTTTGCCTAGAAATATTCGAGAACATAGACTCTCAAACTCTAAGAAAGCACTTCCGTGACTCACTCAAGATACATAGAGCAAACAACATTAGCTTTATTAATACGTTACCTAGATCACTAAAATCATCAGCAATTAGTTTTAGTATCAATCAGTCTCGTCAGAGATCACTGACCAAAATACTATCAAGCTACATTGAAAAGGATGATATATGTACTTCCCTTTACTCAGAGGTAAACAGTTCGAGTTTACAGCGTTAA
- a CDS encoding DUF6680 family protein, producing the protein MNIALTIIAIAATLISPLLAVQSQKLIERYTEAKSLKIEIFKQLMSTRSQKARLSSNHVNALNMIDLAFYGKIKKDRAKRTKSEGRVISAWNLYFTHLNSPYPDNETLGAIWNQESNTKFLDLLSEIAKDIGYNFERVQLQTAIYSPVAHGEIENDNMRIRKGLASVFSGEHPLKMEIVGIPKRHEN; encoded by the coding sequence ATGAATATCGCGCTAACTATCATAGCAATTGCTGCAACCCTAATTAGTCCCCTATTAGCCGTTCAATCCCAAAAACTCATTGAACGATACACAGAAGCTAAGTCGTTAAAAATTGAAATTTTTAAACAACTAATGTCAACCCGTTCACAAAAAGCACGGTTATCGAGTAACCATGTAAATGCATTGAATATGATTGATCTAGCTTTTTATGGGAAAATTAAGAAAGATAGGGCAAAGAGAACCAAATCTGAAGGCCGCGTAATTTCAGCGTGGAATCTATATTTTACACATTTAAATAGCCCATACCCTGATAATGAAACATTGGGAGCCATATGGAATCAAGAAAGTAATACGAAATTTTTAGATTTACTCTCAGAAATCGCTAAAGACATTGGTTACAACTTCGAAAGAGTACAACTGCAAACAGCTATTTATTCCCCGGTTGCTCATGGAGAAATCGAGAATGACAATATGAGGATAAGAAAGGGTTTGGCGTCAGTGTTCTCAGGGGAGCATCCTTTGAAGATGGAAATTGTAGGCATCCCAAAAAGGCATGAAAATTAA
- a CDS encoding glycosyltransferase family 25 protein, whose amino-acid sequence MTLINWKIIDKVIFINLNHRKDRRVRMSRHLKKMGVEKEKIVRLEAIEHTPGFIGCTLSHIAALELAQQNKWQRVLILEDDFSFNETDENHANLNRYFDALEKVNWNVAF is encoded by the coding sequence ATGACGTTAATTAATTGGAAAATTATCGATAAAGTTATTTTTATCAATCTGAATCATCGGAAAGATCGTCGTGTACGTATGTCCAGACACTTAAAAAAAATGGGTGTAGAAAAAGAAAAAATAGTACGACTGGAAGCGATTGAACATACGCCCGGTTTTATCGGTTGTACTCTTTCTCATATTGCTGCACTGGAATTGGCTCAGCAAAACAAATGGCAGCGAGTACTTATTCTGGAAGATGATTTTTCTTTCAATGAAACAGATGAAAACCACGCCAATTTAAATAGATATTTTGATGCGCTAGAAAAAGTGAACTGGAATGTGGCTTTTTAG
- a CDS encoding sce7725 family protein, producing the protein MYFPLLRGKQFEFTALRELSAIVPNSLFKPVIEPVRENTKQLETTINSLNKNNITPLIIVNSEIGELKGKTDQFINELYKIKGISFTPCIKYIDNIQEFDRLNGLIKGEKASYVESGVTRDLVSRLKTFTINIIPEGSPNIVLQQLSNIVLMDDPFKKKKRNADYPSNSYFSDLHVRYKGVHNSVIGFGDFNIAGSDYAESGGPAYVVTIHASYLDSDEFDAMSVKHFSSIDDGTPSNPSGKFQQALEKLVVHDQTYPGFFDNTLGLREFKALHSRRHYPGLGQVKQFSMEHHIETICNFIAI; encoded by the coding sequence ATGTACTTCCCTTTACTCAGAGGTAAACAGTTCGAGTTTACAGCGTTAAGAGAACTATCGGCTATTGTGCCCAATAGCCTTTTTAAACCAGTTATTGAGCCCGTACGAGAAAACACAAAGCAGCTCGAAACTACGATTAACTCATTGAACAAAAACAATATTACGCCACTTATTATTGTCAATTCAGAGATAGGAGAACTCAAAGGAAAGACTGATCAATTCATTAATGAACTATATAAAATCAAAGGTATATCATTCACCCCCTGCATTAAATATATAGATAACATTCAGGAGTTTGATAGATTAAATGGTCTTATAAAAGGGGAAAAAGCATCATATGTTGAAAGTGGTGTTACCCGAGATTTGGTATCTCGTTTAAAAACATTTACAATTAATATCATTCCTGAAGGTTCACCTAACATTGTGCTACAGCAATTATCAAATATTGTATTAATGGATGACCCATTTAAAAAGAAAAAAAGGAATGCTGATTATCCGTCAAATTCATACTTCTCAGATTTGCATGTCCGTTATAAAGGTGTCCACAATTCAGTAATTGGTTTTGGAGATTTCAATATTGCGGGTTCAGATTATGCAGAATCTGGCGGCCCTGCATACGTGGTGACTATTCATGCTAGCTATTTGGATAGTGATGAATTTGATGCAATGTCCGTTAAACATTTTTCATCAATCGATGATGGCACCCCCTCGAATCCATCAGGAAAATTCCAGCAAGCTCTAGAAAAGCTTGTCGTGCATGATCAAACTTATCCCGGTTTCTTTGATAACACATTAGGCCTACGTGAGTTTAAAGCACTTCATTCACGTAGACATTACCCTGGGCTTGGCCAGGTCAAGCAATTTTCGATGGAACACCATATTGAAACAATCTGCAACTTCATCGCAATCTAG
- a CDS encoding glycosyltransferase family 2 protein codes for MMTTTKPTLMSALLARQQRTQPQPTPFVSVVCPTYNRREFLPYLLYIWQYQDYPADRRELIILDDSPTSNADLIAMMSDPSQPNVRYIHSPERLTLGNKRNRLNDLETGDYIICFDDDDYYAPNKIAHQVAQMQANNALFSGSDQIYIWYSHLDKIYLTHSFGQRHALNGTFGYHRNLLKKHRYDDEATKAEEGGFLNNFTTPVQQIDPKQAILCISHSSNTYDKDFILDSSTPVDLTLEDFVSDANLLAHYRRLSTAPMSTQVNWTAFEKIVVLYDSQQEAGLPTYCEFLLALGVQAGQIVPVAKVPAESAIAAERLTHYQVLEQAKQQEWQNVVLLDAELQFVRKENAVNNINKLLNGLNQVDWQMLLLGGRYENFTPTQSLQGVARIYNAGCACAYAVNAGYYGVLLDAYRQAIEQDVSLDRCWTALMSKNAMWLGFSPSFAFLQHHPHPTTGELIDCTHWFFRKHREPETAKETQHGTD; via the coding sequence ATGATGACGACGACCAAACCTACTTTGATGTCGGCGCTTCTGGCACGCCAGCAGCGCACGCAACCGCAGCCAACGCCGTTTGTGAGCGTGGTGTGTCCAACCTATAACCGTCGCGAGTTTCTGCCCTATCTGCTTTATATCTGGCAGTACCAGGACTATCCAGCAGACAGGCGCGAGCTGATTATTCTCGACGATTCGCCGACCAGCAACGCCGACCTGATTGCGATGATGAGCGACCCTTCACAGCCGAATGTGCGCTATATCCACAGCCCCGAACGGCTGACGCTGGGCAATAAACGTAACCGCCTCAACGATCTTGAGACCGGTGACTACATCATCTGCTTTGATGACGATGACTATTACGCGCCGAACAAAATCGCCCACCAGGTGGCGCAGATGCAGGCGAACAACGCCCTGTTCTCCGGCAGTGACCAGATCTACATCTGGTATAGCCATCTGGACAAAATCTACCTGACCCACTCGTTCGGACAGCGCCACGCGTTAAACGGTACTTTCGGCTATCACCGCAACCTGCTGAAAAAGCATCGTTATGACGATGAAGCCACGAAAGCGGAAGAGGGCGGATTCCTCAATAATTTTACGACTCCGGTTCAGCAGATTGACCCAAAGCAGGCGATTTTGTGCATCTCGCACAGCAGCAATACCTACGACAAAGACTTTATTCTCGACAGCTCTACGCCGGTGGATTTAACGCTGGAAGATTTCGTCAGTGATGCCAATTTGCTGGCGCACTATCGCCGTCTGAGCACCGCGCCGATGAGCACCCAGGTGAACTGGACGGCGTTTGAAAAAATTGTCGTGCTGTATGACTCGCAACAGGAAGCCGGGTTGCCTACGTACTGCGAGTTTCTGTTGGCGCTGGGCGTACAGGCAGGACAAATCGTGCCGGTTGCTAAAGTCCCGGCGGAGTCTGCCATCGCTGCCGAGCGTTTAACGCATTATCAGGTGCTTGAACAAGCGAAGCAGCAGGAGTGGCAAAACGTCGTGCTGCTTGATGCCGAGCTGCAATTTGTCAGAAAAGAGAATGCCGTGAATAACATCAACAAGCTGCTAAACGGCCTGAATCAGGTTGACTGGCAGATGTTGTTGTTGGGCGGCCGCTACGAAAACTTTACGCCGACCCAGTCTTTACAAGGGGTTGCGCGGATCTATAACGCCGGGTGCGCATGCGCCTATGCGGTGAATGCGGGCTATTACGGGGTGCTGTTGGATGCCTATCGTCAGGCCATCGAACAGGACGTGAGCCTTGATCGCTGTTGGACGGCGTTGATGAGTAAGAACGCGATGTGGCTGGGCTTTAGCCCAAGCTTCGCCTTCTTACAGCATCACCCGCACCCGACAACCGGCGAGCTGATTGACTGCACGCATTGGTTCTTCCGTAAACACCGTGAACCCGAGACTGCTAAAGAGACCCAACATGGAACTGATTGA
- a CDS encoding glycosyl transferase, with translation MNSTYLDRLIYNYRSGLQALLQGGMQQEFALDVHWHRCMQEDLWIGIFPNSGYQLPDKSDIEGKVVDYEQLFNKPLNSITVPEKFTPSTSGPIKVDFYFQWSPGWTNFESVIQTMMNNPAFDCQVVVVPYLNWKATDINGDIQRRILSKQHIEYIGFEDYSLETRRPDVVFLQNPYDEARPETFRSQYLHQRGVKIAYIPYALDTGIGEESMVYQYNLLCQNIATWIFARSQRHKDEFAVQCQAGNKHVHVTGHPKFDYYDARYNKKNAAFQNQRKKTLLWTTHFVLPGEVKMYTTFNLYCRVFMKIMMRDDIHLIIRPHPLFTQWIDAASQSARDNYQKLVTLSATRDNVTWDTSENYQDSFSKSDALIADAGSFLLEYLPSTKPILYLTHETCHGLNKTADFIYSSYDVAWHENDINKFVDNVVSNNDLMKPLREKVLKEELCIDGVSAAEKIANVILKTLRD, from the coding sequence GTGAATAGTACCTATCTCGATAGGTTGATCTACAACTATCGCTCAGGGTTACAAGCTTTACTCCAGGGAGGAATGCAGCAAGAGTTTGCATTGGATGTTCATTGGCATAGATGTATGCAGGAAGATCTGTGGATTGGTATTTTCCCTAATAGCGGTTACCAGCTCCCGGACAAAAGCGATATTGAAGGGAAGGTTGTTGACTATGAACAACTTTTTAATAAGCCATTAAACAGTATTACCGTTCCTGAGAAGTTTACTCCTTCAACATCAGGACCGATCAAAGTTGATTTCTATTTTCAATGGTCACCAGGGTGGACTAACTTTGAGTCAGTGATCCAGACCATGATGAATAATCCTGCCTTTGATTGCCAGGTGGTAGTGGTACCTTACCTAAACTGGAAGGCGACAGATATTAATGGTGATATCCAACGCCGTATTCTTAGTAAACAACATATTGAATATATTGGATTTGAGGATTACTCGCTGGAAACCAGAAGACCAGACGTCGTCTTTTTGCAAAATCCCTACGATGAAGCTCGACCAGAAACTTTCCGTAGCCAATATTTACACCAACGAGGCGTAAAAATAGCCTATATCCCCTATGCTCTTGATACCGGCATAGGCGAAGAAAGTATGGTCTATCAATACAATCTATTATGCCAGAATATTGCAACGTGGATTTTTGCCCGATCGCAGCGGCATAAAGATGAATTTGCAGTCCAATGCCAGGCGGGTAATAAACATGTCCATGTTACTGGGCATCCAAAGTTTGATTATTATGATGCACGCTATAACAAAAAAAATGCTGCATTTCAAAATCAAAGAAAAAAGACACTGCTGTGGACAACACATTTTGTGCTGCCAGGTGAGGTTAAAATGTATACCACGTTTAATCTCTATTGCCGTGTTTTCATGAAAATAATGATGCGTGATGATATTCATCTTATCATCCGTCCACATCCTTTATTTACACAATGGATTGATGCTGCAAGTCAAAGCGCACGGGATAATTATCAGAAACTTGTTACTCTTTCGGCGACCAGAGATAATGTGACTTGGGATACGAGTGAAAATTATCAAGACTCATTCTCAAAATCAGATGCACTCATTGCTGATGCAGGATCATTTCTACTCGAATATCTTCCGTCGACAAAACCAATTCTTTATTTAACACATGAAACATGTCATGGCTTAAATAAAACAGCTGATTTTATTTATTCTTCCTATGATGTTGCCTGGCATGAAAATGATATTAATAAATTTGTTGATAATGTTGTAAGTAATAATGATTTGATGAAACCACTTCGCGAAAAGGTACTAAAGGAAGAACTTTGCATTGATGGGGTCTCGGCTGCCGAAAAGATTGCAAATGTAATATTAAAAACCTTACGTGACTGA